The Parashewanella spongiae genome has a window encoding:
- the rplK gene encoding 50S ribosomal protein L11, which translates to MAKKIDGYIKLQVKSGSANPSPPVGPALGQKGVNIMEFCKAFNARTEKMEKGMPVPVVITVYNDRSFTFETKTPPASFLLKKAAGLKSGSSRPNTEKVGTIKRAAVQEIAELKAIDMTGADIDAMTRSIEGTARSMGLVVED; encoded by the coding sequence ATGGCTAAAAAAATTGATGGTTACATCAAACTTCAAGTAAAATCTGGCTCTGCCAATCCGTCACCACCAGTTGGTCCAGCTTTGGGTCAAAAAGGTGTGAACATCATGGAATTCTGTAAAGCGTTTAACGCACGTACAGAAAAAATGGAAAAGGGTATGCCAGTACCCGTAGTGATCACAGTTTACAACGATCGCTCATTCACGTTCGAAACCAAAACTCCACCTGCATCTTTCTTGCTTAAGAAAGCGGCTGGTCTTAAGTCAGGTTCTTCTCGTCCTAACACTGAAAAAGTGGGCACGATTAAACGCGCTGCTGTGCAAGAAATTGCTGAGCTAAAAGCGATAGACATGACAGGTGCTGATATTGATGCGATGACTCGCTCAATTGAAGGTACTGCACGTTCAATGGGTTTGGTAGTAGAGGATTAA
- the nusG gene encoding transcription termination/antitermination protein NusG, giving the protein MTEAIEAKKRWYVVQAFSGYEGRVCKSLIEHIKMHNMEHYFGEILVPTEEVVEMRAGQRRKSERKFFPGYVLVQMEMNDESWHLVKSIPRVMGFIGGTSDRPAPITDREADAILSRLAETTESPTHRVIFEPGEVVRVIEGPFADFNGTVEEVDYDKSRVKVSVMIFGRSTPVELDFGQVEKG; this is encoded by the coding sequence ATGACAGAAGCTATTGAAGCTAAAAAAAGATGGTATGTAGTTCAAGCATTCTCCGGCTATGAAGGTCGTGTTTGCAAGTCATTAATCGAACATATCAAAATGCACAATATGGAACACTACTTCGGCGAAATTCTTGTTCCGACCGAAGAAGTTGTGGAAATGCGTGCAGGCCAACGCCGCAAAAGCGAGCGTAAGTTCTTCCCCGGCTATGTATTAGTTCAAATGGAAATGAATGACGAAAGCTGGCATTTAGTGAAAAGCATTCCACGTGTTATGGGTTTCATTGGTGGCACTTCAGATCGTCCTGCACCCATTACTGATCGTGAAGCTGATGCGATTTTATCTCGTCTTGCTGAAACTACTGAGTCACCGACTCATCGCGTCATCTTTGAACCCGGTGAAGTGGTTCGAGTTATCGAAGGACCTTTTGCTGACTTTAACGGAACCGTTGAAGAAGTTGATTACGATAAGAGCCGAGTTAAAGTGTCAGTAATGATCTTTGGTCGCTCAACTCCAGTTGAATTAGATTTTGGCCAAGTAGAAAAAGGTTAA
- the secE gene encoding preprotein translocase subunit SecE: MTTNTENQSNPLDIVKWGIAIILLAAAIIGNQMYSEASVLVRAGGVVVAFAIAGVIALQTAKGKQALEFAREAHIEVRKVIWPTRQEALNTTFIVLAATAILAVILWLMDMVLLEIVNFITGV, translated from the coding sequence ATGACAACGAATACTGAAAACCAGAGTAACCCTCTGGATATTGTTAAGTGGGGCATCGCCATTATTTTGCTGGCAGCAGCAATAATTGGCAATCAAATGTATAGCGAAGCAAGTGTACTTGTTCGTGCTGGTGGCGTTGTTGTGGCGTTTGCCATTGCTGGCGTTATTGCTTTGCAAACCGCGAAAGGTAAACAAGCGCTGGAATTTGCTCGTGAAGCGCACATTGAAGTTCGAAAAGTCATCTGGCCGACACGTCAGGAAGCGCTGAACACAACCTTTATTGTTCTTGCCGCAACAGCCATTTTAGCTGTTATTTTATGGCTAATGGACATGGTGTTATTAGAAATAGTCAACTTTATTACTGGCGTATAG